The genomic region TGTCTGTGCGGCCTTCCTGAATTTGAGTGTGTGAGACTGTTCTGTCTTTgcgtgtgggtgtctgtgtgtgtgtgtgtgtctcctcacatttactacatactgagtaccaaaatcctcattctgctagcaaagtggggacattttgctGGGCAAGACAACTTCAACAGACTGGTTGGGGGTTAAGACACAGTGTTTAGATTGAGGATGGATATATTATGTCTATGGAAGTCCCCACGTAGATAGTaatgtgagggtgtgtgttttctcctctaACTGTGAGTTtgttgaccctgaccctcaacaGTTCACGCTGAGACccacaggaaataaaaaatgaaacctCATTGCTAATGGGGACCACttcatatatatgtatatatatatatttatatatatatatacataatatatttaacaaCCAACCATCAGAAATGCACATGTAAGTAGATGTAAAAGACTTGATAATGTTTCAGCACTTTGTAATCCCAGGACGGGCTCGCCCCCCGACTGGTACCGTCCCTGGGGGGTAACATTCATTCacaacagacagagagaatgagagacaGAAGGGGTGAGGACAGGACGACCCTTGGAGGTTTTCAGTTTTTGCACATCGCCTTCGCCGTGACCTTGCGTTGACCTGTCCACCTTGCCCGGCGCATTCTTGGGTCCACCGGGCCGAGGCGGTTCCTTGGCCCCGAAACCTCCCTCCTTTTTAAGGTGTTTCCCCCCTCGTTCCTCCCCGGGTCTGTCAGGAACGGTTTCCGCCACACACCACGCCAGGCTGTGCGTGAACGAGGCCCCGCGCCAAGTCCCGACCCGGCGGACGCGTCGGGCACAGCCCGGTCCGACACGGCGTGAAAACGGTGCAcgcatttttctgctttgttttcattgttggtgcagaagcttttttttttttttttcctttctgcatTTTTGGTCTCCTCGTAGCACTCACTCTAATGTCAGGGGACTTAAAACTACGTAGAGAATGTGTCAAGTTTCTATGACAAGCTTCCTCGCACGAGGAAACACTGTTAATGttgtctttaaaataaaattaaaaaaaaaaattggcttCTTGCACAATTTTACAGTAACATGAATGTCGGTGTGTGAGCTTTGACTTTTCGATCAGAAAATTAAGGCATGTGTGCTCTTTTGTTTCTAGGATGTCTGTACTTCAGTTTCTTCGGAAAAAggatgtgttggttttttttgttttgttttttatgacaTTGTTGATGTCCATAGCGCTGGATAACTActcaggcagaaaaaaaaagatatatatatatatatatattaaaaaaaaagtagaagCCCACATACATGTTTAGTTTCATCCCAATCAATTTACACAGTGGGCCGTTTCTTATGGGTTCTAACATATGTAAATTTATTACATATAATTTGATATGATTAACAAATGTCTTTATTGACAATTAACAATGACTTGTTATGATGATATCTGTGTGCTATGCTGAAGAAGGCCTGGACGACTCTTTGGTGTACTGAACATTTTGGATCGGCCTCCCTGTGCAAAGCGACGGAAAAAcccttttcctgcaggggggtCGGGCCGTTTACGTTCCCGAGCTCTGACTCTGGTCGGCGTGTCAGCTGTGGCTCACCCGATTCCTCCGTCTGCTCCGAACGCTTGCGAACAGCCCGTGGAGACGCTCCTCCGCTCGGACGTCGTGATGAACTGAAACTTTAACCACGCAGCGGCGGCAGAGAATCAGCACGGACCTGCACAGACAGTCTGGCCTGCAGGGGGCTGCACCAGTTCCCAGCCAACTTGTTTGTACTATATTGTACTCACCAAGTCCCTGTgtctcaccccccacccccctttcctCTATAGCGATGGAGAAACCCTGTTGGTGTACGTATTTGACATCTGTACAGATGCacctctttgaaaaagaaaatgaaacctTGACATATCTGTAATAATCGGCCTCCCTGTGTTCTTATTTACGGCCAGCAAGTGTTTGAAAGCTGATCCTAAAATTAATGTTATTTTACAAATTTTTGTGGTTTGGACAATTGTGTAGAACAGCACCCTCTGGTGACCGGTGGTGGTATAGCACAAGTCAACGGCAGCGGTCATAGATGTTCTGCAGAAATCGTGTTTCTCTGGCATTCTCAAAAGTTCAAAATTATTTAAATATCATCAGAATAATCTAATAAGGAAAAACCTTTAATACTGAGTCAAAAAACCTTCATTGAAAATGAACCCAGTGGATTATTTATGAAACCAAATATTCCATAACTGACGCTTTAAAGCCGGTGTGTGGCTGCGTGCACGTGGTCTTCCCCTCGGGCCAGGCCGTAAATTCAACCGTCATCTTACAGGACTCTGACAGAAGGATCGATGCCACTGAGGTCCTGCATGCACTTTATTGCAACATGACTTTTCCAGTAACGTTAAAGGGACGTGTCACTCTTGCATATTGATGACGTTCATGACGAGTTAACAGGTGGGCGGCAGCTGCCCAGAAACATGCCTGCAGAAAAGAAATCTGCCTCCCTGGTAGCTCCTGCATGTGACGCTCCACTGTGCCCACTTTGAGCTGATGGGAGTGCTGCGAGGATTCTGGGGAAACTTTCAAGGCAAAAGTTATTGACAGTGAATCCCAAGAGAAAcagaatgagtgtgtgtgtgtgtgtgtgtgtgtcatcatcaatctttatttatatagcgtcttatacaatcaaaattgtttcaaggcgctttccagaatcccagggcctgaccccagacaagcaacagtggcaaggaaaaactcccctttaacaggaagaaaccttgagcaggaccaggctcatgtagggctggggaaaggaaggagaggagaggagaggagaggagaggagaggagaggagaggagaggagaggagaggagaaggagaaggagagggagaggagaggagaggagagggagaaggagagggagaggagagggagagggagaggagagggagaaggagagggagaggagaggagaggagaggagaggagaggggtgtgtgtgtgtgtgtgtgtgtttcctcacaTTTATGACATATTGGGTCATAAATGGCTCTTTGGGGCCCCCGCAACTTTCAAAGGACTGGCTGAGGGTTCAATTTGAGGtcagaattgggtttaggtcaggggtGGGGATCTAGTAATGCATGATGCCATAATGGCATAACTGTGTGTGCATACGTGCGCGCCCGTGCGCTCCCTGCTAAGTGTACATTTGGCTGGCCTGCTGTGTGACGCGGATGAACGTGGTTCTCTTGCTCAGCTCTTTGAGCCTGGCTGCACCCACATAGGTGCAGGTGGAGCGCAGCCCCCCCAGCACGTCCCGTATGGTGTTCTCCACGTCTCCTCTGTAGGGAACCTCCACCGTCTTCCCCTCTGAAGCCCTGAGAGCAGAGGAGCAAGTTAAATAGAACAGGCCTGGAGAAGCTCACCACCGAACCACACTCACAGTTTTCACTTGTTACCCATGATGCATCTTACATCATTCAGGTTTTAAGTTTGTCGGACTGTTTTTGTAAATATATTCCATCAAATTCCAGGCGAGGGAGGCCTTTCTCAGCAGTGTTGCCCCCGGTGAGCTTTGGTCAACATGCACCAGGAAAGAACAGAGAGCCTCTCACCTGTACTCTGCAATTCCACCTACATATTTCTTCATGGCCGTGTCGGAGCTCATGCCGTAGAAGAGCTTGTACTTCTTGCCGTTCTTCTCGATGACCTCGCCGGAGCACTGGTCGTGACCTGCCAGCATCCCTCCCATCATCACAAAATCAGCTCCTGCGCCTGGAGAGCAGGGAAGATTCAAGCAGCGACTATGTCGGGAATGCAGAGTGTTTGAGGAACACCAGAATAAGACAAAAACAGTGTGGAAGATTTACCGAAGGCTTTTGCTACATCTCCTGGGCAGCTGCAGCCCCCGTCCTGggtggagagaaaacacaggTTATTCCAATGAATCACACTGCAAGCGCTGCCCCCTACCGGTTATTCTGCTCATTACAACACATCATTATTTATCCATTGATCCAGAACAATGAACAAAAAGAATTTCACTGAGGCTCAAACGCCCTCAGCAACTAAAAAATATATTactaaaataaaaccaatgtTAATTGATACCCTTTTGGGGGAGGGGTCGGGCTGCTCCGCCTCATGTGGTACTCACAGAGATGATGTGTCCCTTGAGGCCGTGGGCTGAATCTGCACACTCTATCACGGCGCTGAGCTGAGGGTAGCCCACTCCTGTTTTGATCCTCGTCGTGCACACTGACCCTGCAAAAATCAGCACAGCGAGAAGGCGTCACAGCAATCTGCAGCTATCACATCATCAGGCGGAGGGTTCCAGATTTGTCCCGGATGCCAGGGAAAGGCTGGAGGACGCAGACCTTCCAGGATATCTGATACCAGTGTAAAGCCGCACCCACCTGGCCCGAtgcccactttgatgatgtcagCGCCAGATAGGATGagctcctccaccatctctccAGTCACCACGTTGCCGGCCTGCAGAGACAGATAGCGTCAGTTAGCCAAGGACGCTAACTCGGAGCAAACGCCGTGGCCACCGGGCTCGGCCTCCTCACCATGATAGTTTGTTTGGGGAACCTCTCTCTGACCATCTTCACAAACTCCACAAAGTGCTCAGAGTAGCCGTTGGCAACGTCCAGGCAGATGTACTTGAGGGCTGGGACAGCTTCCAGGATGGCGCAAAGCTTCTCCAGGTCTGCAGTGCCGCTGCCTGAGCTGGCAGCCACATGCTGGACAGACAAACAGCACTCTCTCCAATCCAAATGTGCAGCTACTCCACAAAATATGTCTTTCTAGCAACCTGATGGTGTTACCTCCAAACATTCAGGGTGATTCGCAGCAAAGTTTTTCCAGTCTTCTACCGAGTAATGTTTATGAATGGCTGTGAAGAGGGTGTGCTTAAGAAGAAGGACCGACAATTAGTCACATTATTAcaaaaatcaattttaaaaaaacacacattacatcTGTCTTATTTGCGATGTTTACTGTCTAATGCTAATTTTCCTCAGTGTGTTGTAATATATCTGGCAGGCCCAAACAAGGGCTCTTCGTTGTTATAGCGACTGACTTTGCTGAGGACTCGCGCCATCTCAAAGGTCCCCGTGGTGTCCATGTTGGCGGCGATGATGGGGATGCCGGTGTATGTCTGCTTGGAGTTGCGGAATGTGAAAGTCCTCTGAAGGTCCACCTGACGGAGAGACAGTGTCCGTTGCACTGAGCCGTTACAACATCTCCAACAAGGAACGGGAATCAGGTCACGCTTGTGTGACCAGACTGATTTTGCTCACAGAGGAGCCaaagttgtcctggaaaaatCCAAATGGATCCAGTTCCAGTTCACGAGGTCCCAGAGACGTATAAATGTAGGTTTTGTGGCACGGAGCGAACGACTAAAGCGGAATCCACACAATTCACAACATCTAATATTCCATTTTTGAACTTTTGGAGAAGGCTGGGCTAATTCCTTTACAGCCTCCCACCACTAGGGTGCGATACTGCTCCCATTTACAGAGAACCGATGCTTTCTGTTCTCAAATGCAGCCTGTTTTAGAGTTTCCATCCACTAATTCTTAGTTTACTGTGCAAATTACTGGTTTAAACACGTTGACGCTAACATGAAAATGAGATGTGATGAAGTTTGGTGGTTGACATTTGCTTAAACAACTAACTTCCTTTTATTTAATGTACAAATGTACAGAAATCCCCACTGAAATCATTATTCATCATGGTTCCGGCTCATTAGCAGCCTTTATAATGCAGAGAAGTTCCCTCTTAACTCACTGACGGTGATGTTATATGAAGGTTTTAGGGGGTCACCTGACCGCCAATCACCACTGCGCGATGTtgcgtgcatgtgagtgtgtgctgaTATGCGTTTTATCATATGCTGATagccggggaagggggggtgtggAATGCCCTGTGCCCGTTTGTAACCCACAGAACTATTTTTAAACACTTTTCTGAGAAGTCGCCCACGTCTCATGTTGCCCGCCACCTGTCGGGCCCCAGCCCGCTTCAGGTGCTGCCTATCCCAACCTCGCCAAGCATAAAACCAGGAAGTTACAAGGCTGAAAGGGGGTGCGGGGGCAGTCCACCATAGCCACCAATATCAAATCCAATCACTTATGGATGAGGAGTTTTGGAGCCTCTTTTAGGGCCTCAGCTGATGTAGGAGGGTCGAGCCCTTTGGAAGGTCACCTAATGATCCGAGGAGACGCTCCACCTATAGACCAGCACAACATGCCcgcttaaaaataaaaaagggccCAAAATAGAATTCAGTGGAGTCTGTTCAGCTCTTCAAAAGCACCCATACGTGAAGTCAATCTGATAATTGTGTTTGCAATTATTGCCAATTTCCGATCATCGGGGCAATTAGCTGTGACACAAACTCAAGCACTTCCTGCCTGCACCAGTGAGCACCAGATTTCCTGTTGCCGAGCATCCCGACGGCGGAGCGACACCCACCTCAGAGCGACTCTTCAGGCTGCTCCTCTTGGGTCTGAAGAGGACATCCTTAAAGTCCAGCTTGAGGTCGGCGTCCACGCGAGGCATCTTGGCTGAGGATGAGGACAATCCCCTGAGGAAGGCTCCTGCCGCAGTGGTGGTTGCTGGTCCCAAACCCCAACCACCAAACCCGAACCTCCAGACGGCCAGCGTATTTATAGCAGAGGGGGGCCCGTCCCAGCCCTGGCCCGCATGGCTTTATTTGGGCCTGgattcctctctccctctctctgtctcaccgtctctctgtctcaccgTCTCttcgtccctccgtctctccccaTTTACTCTCatcctccctccactcctccaggcctctctctccatcaggaaactggctgcagcagccaagCTGGCACGCCTGTGtgacgtacacacacacacacacacacacacacacacacacacgctagcCCAGTAGTGCCGCAGTGACTTGTGTGCTGCAGTGTGAAAtaatgggggggcgggggggcttaTAATCCTTTGATGAATGATCACAAATGTGATCTTAAGGTTTAAGTCTTCAGTGTTCTATTTGTCTTTTGCACCATATGTAGATGTTTATTATTAAtatcacttttgtttttcttgttgtttgttgttgtggagTCACTGCTGCCCTGACGTCATGTTTGTTCTCATTTCCCAGCAACTTGTGTATGTATAGCGGCCATAGTTCTCCACGCCAGCAGCTGTTACCCATCATGCATTTCTACTGTCATGTCATAAACCAACCACTAgatggaagcagagcagcagcgaagtcgctGCCAAACCGCTTTTCCGTTCATCACAGCATTAAGAGTATATTTGGCAGGGAGGCTAAAAATATCAACAGgcgggattttttttctttaaaatattgAAAACACATTAACATAAACACAATGCATGAAGCCTTTTATTGTTCAAAAACTTTATTATTTTGACATCAATAAAAGAGTCATTAAAAGACTGGCAAGGAAGACTGTTGAAATATTGCACAGTTAATGcggttgcctggcaacaaagTAGCCTAATTAGTTATGAGAACCTCCCCAGGCTCTTTGGATGAAGAGGCATGAatctttttaaaagttttaagaCTGAACAATAGTGAGTCTGTGCCAGCGTCCTTGTAAACACAGCGATACTCTATATCCTAATGTACAGAGGacatgtttacattttacattATGTAGTATTGGATCTGCAGACAACTCCGCCGTCATAAAGTAGTTTTTATAATCCCACTGCTCTGTgaccactgtgtgtgtcagactgaaCTGTGATGATAAGAATATTGCTGAATAAGGTCAAGCTTTAAAAGCTTTAACAGACAATAGCTCAGATAAGATATGAGAGGACGGTCTGTCTCCGACGTGGACTCTGTTTATGGCGGGTTCACTCCTGGTCAGGCCTGGACCCTCACTTTTTCATCTGATTTATAGGTCGGCGACGTTCTGCATGAGCGACACTGGTCCCTCCCCTGGTTTCAGACCCACAGTGTCAATAATGATGCCAATGTGCACATCAACAGTGCAAATATATTTACTCAAAAGACGTTTATGGGCATAAACAGCCCCACGGGCGCTTTTGTTGGCTTTTAGAGGCGTAACAGCAAGTAAGCTGACTCGCTGCATTGAAagtgttatttttccttttccctgaaGCCACGCGCTGATTTCTGGAGGTGCACGAGTACTAATTAAGACTCTTAAACATCCATTTACAAGCTGATCATGGGATGAGGTTCAAAAGAAGCAGTAGAAGTTTAGCTTGCAGGTCTAAATCAAAGGGAACTGAAGAGTGTGCACtctcatccagcagcaggatgccCCCAGCTCTGCCATCAACAccatgcgggggggggggtgcgtctCCCTCCCGCATCAGCCCGAGCAGGTGTGAGCCCCACATGTCCATGGGCGGGAGAATCTTTGATGCTCGCTCGCTGGCAGCAGTTGAAATGACGCAAACTTTAAAATTCTCCTTGTGACAGAGCGGCTCAGGTGATGGCTTCCACTGGGGGAACGCCAGCGTCTCTGGCTTCTGAGCTCTGTAGTAACAGATGAGAACCAACGTGTGGAATGCTGGCATCTGCTGCCCTTCAGCAACATGTTTGGTCTACAGAGGCGAATAACACGCCACCAATATCAAAACTCTTGACCTAATTTTCagcatgtgggggggggtcactgtgGTACATATTCTCCATAACCCTCGGGGAGATCAGCCTGCATTAAATGCAGGAGTGATGCGGGAGCTGTGCACCGACGCGCCTGCAGGCCGTAGTTTTATTATTCTTCTCTTATGTGTTTGTGCAGCGAGAGGGATGGTAAACGTCCCACATTCCACACAGGGAACAAATGCAGCTGAAAGGATCAGATTAGCCAGTCGGAAATCCTGTCTCCAATGAAGACTGCCAGAACACCTTGTCCAAATGTCAGCCAGCAATCTGGATTAGAGCGGCGCGATTATTTGGGTGTTCCACCTCAAGTTCCTTCTGGGTGCTCTCAACACTGAAACAGCGATGGCTGCCGTCCTTCCCTGGAACCGCGTCTGCTCCAGTGGAGCTCATCAGCAGAAAAAAATCCTCAAATGGTTCCTGCAGAAGATCAAttggttgggagggggggggcagctaaagctcctctgcttcctccatggACTCTTTGGCGACCTATGGTGGTCTCACCTGCACTGGAAGGTGGTGGTGAAGGTCCAGGAGAGCACAGAGATGGTGGACACGGTGTCCCAGGATAGCCAAGTGAGGCCCCCACGCTTGTCGGCACTGTCCAACTTCGGTGTTGGCATAAATACACTCCAACATTTGCAGCGTTCCTCACCTGAGCTGCTGAGAAAGCAAAGTTTAGGTTCCTCACAACTTCCTGACATTGACTTTGGCGGACTTTCACTCAATCATCCGTCCTGCACGGCTGCGCCTCCTGTTCTGTGAGTTCGACCCCTGGTTAGTTTCAGTGTCACAGTTTCACTGACACTTCCTGTGATTGCAACAGTCCCTGAAGGTTCCATACAAAGTATTTAATCTTCCTGCCTCTGGGGTCAAGGGTCAACTCGCTTTAGACCAACTTAGCCTAATGAGCGTGTTCAGATAAATCAGCTTAAGCACGTCACaaacagcttgttttttttccaaaaaagaactttaatactttattttgttaaaaacaatgtataaaaatgatttcaaacCAAGTTTATTTACAGATAGTAGCCGTTGCTTCAGAAAACAGAAGTAACAGCTACTTGTACAAAGTGGAAAATTAAAGTCTTCCCCCCCTGCAGTGACTGAACTTTAAAGTGAACATTCCAGAAACGACGTTCCGCATTTGTGAAACAAAAGTCTGCAGAAGGTTTAATAAAAACAGTCTCGCTGCTACAGTAAGGCCAGACTCCCCTACAGACGCGTGGAAATCCACCTGGGTAAAGTGACAGTGtagttttattttgtcattttaaatagtctttgaaattaaataaaacattttttctttaaaataaagacaagcTTTTGAAAAAGCAGGTGAGTATTGCACAGGCTGATCTCCTGGTACCCTTTGAATAAGAATGGAAAGCACAAAGGAAGTGACGCTCAGAAGATGCAGCCGCTGGTGGACAAACACAACGCACATTTAGTCGTTTCAGCTTTCTGTTGGCATGGCGACGGGAAACAAAAGGTGCAGCAGTGGACAAAAAGCAGGCCCATCGTACTGCAGGAGCGACAGTGAAGCAACGTGACCTGTTCTGAAGTAAAAGAGGTTGTGGGAGTGTTGTCAGAATGCACACAAACAGATCACGGTCGTTAGCGTCTCGTTAGCACTCAGCGGCGTGCAGAGCTGCTCAGCTGCTAAATGTGGACGAACAGCAagagaaatgcagaaaataaatataaaaccaAATGTGTCACACCGAGTCATTCAATCTGTTGgcgatttaaaaagaaaaaaatgctatAAAATATCACAGAACAAACGCAAACGTTCGCCGTTAAGCTAGCCTAAAACACAACGGTTTGTGGTAGCGGAGCGAAAAAACATCCAACGAATTAAACTGAAGCATTTGTTCCCACGCTAAAGGAAGTCACATTTATCTGTATCAGGTCAACTGATGcaataatttaaagaaaataagaaaacataAAATCGAGCGAGGAACGCATGATTCCGTGACCAACAGACAGTCCGAAGGAATGAAAACAAACTCGAATGTGCTCTTTGATTTCGCCATTTCTGGATGTTTGGTATTTGAAAGTCCAGGCAGTCGGGTGAAAGGCGTGGCCTCGCTCACGTGTGGTACATCTTGGGCTCGTACTCGGTGTGAGGCGACGGCAGCTCTCTGTGGATGGTCGGCGGGAGGCCGCCGTGGTGCTGGTGGTTGTCGGCCAGCTTCAGGTTCAGCAGGCTGGTGCAGGTGGGCAGGTAGATGTGCTGCACGTGATCCACCTCGGAGCGACACACCGGGCACAGCTGAAGGGGCAGAGAGCTCAGGTTAGCGTGGGCGGCGGCGGGAAGACGCGGGCGACAAAAGGAGCTGCCGATAGAGGAAGCGTTTACATTCCAGGTTTTGGGAAACAAGGCAGTTCTATTTTTCTACTGTGGTGGAATTCAAATATGGACAGAACCAAAACAAGACAAGGACACATGACTGGACTGTTTGTTTTGATCTGGACCCTCCCACTTCTGGGTCACGGGCCGGTCGGGTTAATATGTTGCGTGCTCCAATTCCTTCACACACATTTGTCTTGCTATCTTTGTAGGGACTCTTGCTAACAtaaacacgcacagacacacctGAAGCTGATTGGCGCAGCTCTGGCAGCACACCATGTGACCACAGGGGCAGAACGCGGCGTCGATCTCCTCCTCGCAGCACAGCATGCACAGCAGCGCCTCCCGCAGCTTCCGCAGCCGCTCCTGCAGCGCCcggctctgctggcagctgccGCAGTCCGGCCCCTCGTCCTGCTGCTCGTCCCTGCACGGGGAGCGTGGCGGGGAGGAGCCCTCGCCGTTGCCGCTCCGGGACACCAGGTCGGCGATGCCGGAGTTGTAGAGGGCGCGCCGGGCGTGATCGTACACCTCCTTGGATGTGCGGCGGATGTCGAAAACATACTTCTTGCCCAGGTTGATGTTTTCGTTGAGGAAGAGCGAGGCCAGGTGGCCCTTGAAGTCCCTGCTGTACTGCATCATCACAGCGTTTGTCACCGTGTCACACCTGTGGAAATaacacaggaagtggtcacAGACGCCATCGAAACAAGACCTACTGGACAAACACGAGGCCGCCACTCATAACTCACAGCGTTACGACTCGCTGACTTCATGCAACCACATTCCCAGAAATATTCTCCAACTAGACTCATTTGTGTTaatgtttatgtgtttttgtgctgGCGGCTGTTGGTTCCCGCACATCTGGCGCTGACGGCGACATGAGATAACGCCGTTGTGAAAGGAGATTTGACTTAATGATCCACCCGAGCGGCGAATAAACCTCGGCATCAAAACATCACGCAAGCTTCTGTCACATCTCTTCTCGGAAACCCTTTTTTTAACCCTCACCTGTAGAAGGCGTGGGTCTCCGTGATGGCTCGGTACAGTCCGCTGGCGGCCCGGTTACTGATCAGCTTAAACAGCAGCACCACGCTGTCGCTCGTCTCCTTGGTTACCGTCAGATACACCGTTTTTCCGGACTGGGTGGCGATTTGGATGAGTGGGTAGCTTATTCTAGCGAGAGGGAAGCTCGTTTCAAAGGCCGTCTTGAGGCAGAAACCACAGAAATGTGCGCAGGTTGTACCGAGCGTACCTGTTGACCAAGCTGAAGTCCTCCTTGCAGACGGCGATCCCGTCCGGGCCGACGCCGATGGCCAGCCGCTGGCCGTTAGCGTCGCGCGCCCAGTGCCACTCAACGCCGTAATGCTCCAGAGAGGCGACCAGCTGCAGGGCCTGGTATTCCACCGACCCCTGGCTCAGAGCCGCCAGAGTCTTGTGTCTCGATATGACGCTGCAGGAAGAGACGCGACATTCAGCAGTGATTTACACGTAGGAGGGAAGCGACATTAGCACACGTTTGTAACTGGGTCAACTACGGTTATGAGATCAACAGGAAGAGCAGTTCATTTATGAGTAGCTACAGAGCAAATAACCGCTGGCCAAGACACACATTCACATATTAGAGTGATGATTTACAGTTTAGAGTCAGCAGgtcgttgttttttttggtttatttacagCTTTGTGTTGAGATGCGATGAAACAACAGTTTCTCAGCGGCCTGTGTGCTACCTG from Takifugu rubripes chromosome 12, fTakRub1.2, whole genome shotgun sequence harbors:
- the mylipa gene encoding E3 ubiquitin-protein ligase MYLIP-A isoform X2, giving the protein MDNVAPCRLRLRVKFFVEPHLILQEQTRHIFFTHVKEDLHNGHLRMCSEQAVELSALLAQAEFGDYNQNTAQYWYSELCGEEPSVATIDSVISRHKTLAALSQGSVEYQALQLVASLEHYGVEWHWARDANGQRLAIGVGPDGIAVCKEDFSLVNRISYPLIQIATQSGKTVYLTVTKETSDSVVLLFKLISNRAASGLYRAITETHAFYRCDTVTNAVMMQYSRDFKGHLASLFLNENINLGKKYVFDIRRTSKEVYDHARRALYNSGIADLVSRSGNGEGSSPPRSPCRDEQQDEGPDCGSCQQSRALQERLRKLREALLCMLCCEEEIDAAFCPCGHMVCCQSCANQLQLCPVCRSEVDHVQHIYLPTCTSLLNLKLADNHQHHGGLPPTIHRELPSPHTEYEPKMYHT
- the gmpr gene encoding GMP reductase 1 encodes the protein MPRVDADLKLDFKDVLFRPKRSSLKSRSEVDLQRTFTFRNSKQTYTGIPIIAANMDTTGTFEMARVLSKHTLFTAIHKHYSVEDWKNFAANHPECLEHVAASSGSGTADLEKLCAILEAVPALKYICLDVANGYSEHFVEFVKMVRERFPKQTIMAGNVVTGEMVEELILSGADIIKVGIGPGSVCTTRIKTGVGYPQLSAVIECADSAHGLKGHIISDGGCSCPGDVAKAFGAGADFVMMGGMLAGHDQCSGEVIEKNGKKYKLFYGMSSDTAMKKYVGGIAEYRASEGKTVEVPYRGDVENTIRDVLGGLRSTCTYVGAARLKELSKRTTFIRVTQQASQMYT
- the mylipa gene encoding E3 ubiquitin-protein ligase MYLIP-A isoform X1; translation: MLCYVTRPDSVVMEVEVDAKANGEDCLNKVCRKLGIIEVDYFGLQFTGGKGENLWLNLRNRICQQMDNVAPCRLRLRVKFFVEPHLILQEQTRHIFFTHVKEDLHNGHLRMCSEQAVELSALLAQAEFGDYNQNTAQYWYSELCGEEPSVATIDSVISRHKTLAALSQGSVEYQALQLVASLEHYGVEWHWARDANGQRLAIGVGPDGIAVCKEDFSLVNRISYPLIQIATQSGKTVYLTVTKETSDSVVLLFKLISNRAASGLYRAITETHAFYRCDTVTNAVMMQYSRDFKGHLASLFLNENINLGKKYVFDIRRTSKEVYDHARRALYNSGIADLVSRSGNGEGSSPPRSPCRDEQQDEGPDCGSCQQSRALQERLRKLREALLCMLCCEEEIDAAFCPCGHMVCCQSCANQLQLCPVCRSEVDHVQHIYLPTCTSLLNLKLADNHQHHGGLPPTIHRELPSPHTEYEPKMYHT